One Nomascus leucogenys isolate Asia chromosome 22a, Asia_NLE_v1, whole genome shotgun sequence DNA segment encodes these proteins:
- the FTCDNL1 gene encoding formiminotransferase N-terminal subdomain-containing protein isoform X3 has product MSSSRVGLRLAACLLNISEARRKYIVENIAKAALLDKNGKKHPQVSVVNIFSDQDYNRSVITIAGSVDKLVDKRNQA; this is encoded by the exons ATGTCTTCTTCCAGAGTGGGGCTCCGTTTGGCTGCCTGTTTACTAAACATTTCAGAAGCCAGAAGAAAATACATTGTTGAGAACATAGCAAAAGCAGCTCTTCTTGACAAAAACG gaaagaaacatcCTCAAGTGTCAgtggtaaatatattttctgatcaAGACTACAACAGATCAGTCATTACAATAGCAGGTTCTGTTGATAAGTTGG